The Pyrenophora tritici-repentis strain M4 chromosome 3, whole genome shotgun sequence genome has a window encoding:
- a CDS encoding Pyr-redox-3 multi-domain protein: MDPQQRLRGPIHAQRHVRVVCVGAGASGLLMAYKLQRHFSNYSLQVYEKNTEVSGTWFENRYPGCACDVPSHNYTWSFEPKLDWSAVYASSREIYAYFNDFAHKYGLRKYIKTQHQVVGATWNEQKGGYDVQIKDLESNTIVNDHCDILVNASGILNNWQWPAIPGLDKYKGNLLHTANWDDDVDLTGRHVGLIGNGSSGIQVLPTIQPHVKKITTFIREPTWVSPVQGLEQHVFSDSEKLEFAMKPGALIDYRKNIERGLNGQFSIFLKNTNINSDTEAYFRTQMKDKLKNEYLEEKLIPNWNVGCRRLTPGVGYLEALGKPNVQTVYGEINEITDRGCLCSDGKEYPIDVLICATGFNTSFKPRFPVINSSGDNLQDAWGKEPRSYFGLAAADFPNYLIFLGPNSPIGNGPVLSAIEAQADYMCKLIDRFQTHNISAFAPKTEAVDDFIAFKDEFMKKTVWHDACRSWYKSLGPDGPVTALWPGSTLHYIEALMELRLEDWHVEYNGNRFAWLGNGYSQTEIDPTADWAFYVRDKDDDEPISRLRRLQILNKSGTVVPSAGVDFTGSGKGGCERLADAKL; encoded by the exons ATGGATCCTCAACAACGGCTGCGTGGACCAATCCACGCCCAACGACACGTGCGCGTCGTATGCGTCGGGGCCGGTGCTTCTGGCCTCCTGATGGCTTACAAGCTGCAGAGACACTTCTCAAATTACAGCTTGCAAGTCTATGAGAAGAACACGGAGGTATCAGGTACTTGGTTCGAAAACAGATACCCGGG ATGCGCATGCGATGTTCCATCACACAACTACACATGGTCTTTCGAGCCGAAACTCGACTGGTCCGCTGTCTATGCCAGCTCCAGGGAAATCTATGCTTATTTCAACGATTTCGCGCACAAATATGGCCTACGGAAATACATCAAAACGCAGCATCAGGTGGTTGGTGCGACATGGAATGAACAAAAGGGGGGATACGATGTGCAGATCAAAGATTTGGAAAGCAACACCATCGTGAACGATCATTGCGACATCCTTGTAAACGCATCCGGCATCTTGAACAACTGGCAGTGGCCTGCCATCCCAGGACTTGATAAATACAAGGGAAACCTACTACACACTGCAAACTGGGATGACGACGTGGACTTGACAGGCCGACATGTTGGTCTGATTGGCAATGG CTCCTCCGGTATCCAAGTTCTCCCTACGATCCAACCGCACGTTAAGAAAATAACAACATTTATTCGTGAACCAACATGGGTCTCCCCAGTCCAAGGTCTTGAACAACATGTCTTCTCTGACAGTGAGAAGCTGGAGTTTGCCATGAAGCCCGGTGCGCTTATCGACTATCGCAAGAACATCGAACGTGGTCTAAACGGCCAATTCAGCATATTCCTCAAGAACACCAACATCAACTCAGACACCGAAGCATACTTCCGAACTCAGATGAAGGATAAGCTGAAGAATGAGTACCTAGAAGAGAAGTTGATACCCAACTGGAACGTTGGGTGTCGAAGACTGACGCCGGGTGTTGGTTACCTCGAAGCCCTGGGCAAGCCAAATGTACAGACAGTGTATGGCGAAATCAACGAGATCACGGATCGAGGCTGCTTGTGCAGTGACGGCAAAGAATACCCCATTGATGTACTGATTTGCGCAACCGGCTTCAACACCTCCTTCAAACCTCGTTTCCCCGTCATCAATTCCTCCGGCGACAATTTGCAAGATGCCTGGGGTAAGGAACCACGCTCCTACTTTGGCCTTGCAGCTGCCGACTTCCCAAACTATCTCATATTTCTCGGTCCCAACAGTCCCATTGGTAATGGTCCCGTGCTCAGTGCCATCGAAGCCCAGGCAGACTATATGTGCAAGCTGATTGATCGCTTCCAAACACATAACATATCTGCCTTTGCGCCCAAGACAGAGGCTGTCGACGACTTCATAGCCTTCAAGGATGAATTCATGAAGAAGACGGTTTGGCACGACGCCTGTCGCTCATGGTACAAGTCTCTCGGGCCCGACGGCCCCGTCACAGCATTATGGCCCGGCTCCACTCTACACTATATTGAAGCACTCATGGAGCTGAGGCTAGAAGACTGGCATGTTGAGTACAATGGAAATCGCTTCGCCTGGCTCGGCAACGGGTACTCGCAGACAGAGATCGATCCCACGGCCGACTGGGCGTTCTATGTCAGGGACAAGGACGACGATGAGCCGATATCGAGGTTGCGCAGACTTCAGATTCTTAATAAAAGTGGAACGGTCGTGCCTAGTGCTGGTGTTGATTTCACTGGATCAGGTAAAGGTGGATGCGAGAGGTTGGCAGACGCAAAGTTGTAG
- a CDS encoding FabG, Dehydrogenase with different specificities (related to short-chain alcohol dehydrogenase), which translates to MAFALKGVAYITGAGSGIGQYTAYALAKQGVRSFALLDRNPVTQTISHLKHLAPDVSVKGFELDVTNEKAIDHSIEETVKEFGRLDYAVNNAGISGFVKTSDEVPKHDFEKVIAVNTTAVWQCQRAQIRQMLKQEKLTESYRSYRGSIVNVASMYGLVAPPLNVPATAYATSKHAVIGLTKSDALAFAHRGIRINAIAPGYVMTPLVEKTMSQGNMIETERLKVPVHRYSEMEEIGDCIAFLHSDAASYMIGATLVADGGYTVV; encoded by the exons ATGGCCTTTGCTCTAAAGGGTGTTGCATATATTACTGGTGCTGGATCCG GCATCGGGCAATATACGGCATATGCTCTCGCAAAACAAGGTGTACGCTCATTCGCCCTGCTCGATCGCAACCCGGTCACGCAGACAATCAGCCACCTTAAACATCTTGCACCGGATGTTTCTGTAAAGGGATTTGAGCTCGATGTCACCAATGAGAAAGCGATCGATCATAGCATAGAGGAGACGGTCAAGGAGTTTGGACGGTTGGACTACGCAGTCAACAATGCTGGTATTAGTGGATTTGTCAAGACATCCGACGAGGTACCAAAGCATGATTTCGAGAAAGTCATTGCCGTCAACACTACTGCTGTTTGGCAATGTCAGCGCGCTCAGATTCGGCAGATGCTGAAGCAAGAGAAGCTTACGGAGTCGTACCGTTCCTATCGAGGGTCCATCGTCAATGTGGCATCCATGTATGGCCTAGTTGCACCGCCTCTCAACGTCCCTGCGACAGCATACGCTACAAGCAAGCATGCTGTCATTGGACTTACGAAATCGGATGCACTCGCCTTCGCGCACAGAGGTATCAGAATCAACGCTATAGCCCCAGGCTATGTAATGACACCCCTTGTGGAAAAAACCATGAGCCAGGGCAATATGATCGAAACCGAAAGGTTGAAAGTTCCGGTCCATCGTTACTCAGAGATGGAAGAAATTGGCGACTGCATTGCCTTCCTGCACTCGGATGCCGCTAGCTACATGATCGGCGCAACTCTGGTTGCCGATGGAGGATACACGGTAGTGTAG